GTAATCGCTGCGGCGCCTCGATCGGTATCGCTCGGATCGAGAGCAACAGCATCAAGTTCGATGAGGTATCCATGATGAAGCGCCGGCACTGGAACGACCGACCGGGCAGGACGCGCTTCACCGAACGCCTTGGCATATGCTGCGTTGAAGCTGCTCCAATGCTCGACGCCGACGATGTAAGCTGTGACTTTCACGACATGAGAAGGCGTCGCACCAGCCGCCTCGAGTACGGCCAGCAAATTCCGGAGAACGAGACTGGCCTGGTTATCGAAGAGATCGTCAGATTGCTCCGACTGGCCTTCTGGTTTGATCGGAAGCTGACCGGAAACATGAATGAATCCACCCGCTCGGGCCGCCTGACTGTAGTGACCCAAAGGCTTCGGGGCGTGACTCGTTAATATGTGTTCTATTTGCGCCATTTCGCGTCTCCGAGGTGATTGCGAGGTGCAGATTGATCTTGACACCGGCTCTGCGCTGTACTCACGACCGCGTAAGTACTTAACTTGCCGGACCCGTTTGCTTGGATTTGCCAATACCAAAGCGGTTTGGTGCGAAGGGCGAAATGTCGATTGAGGTCTTTTCGCCTGCGAGGAGCTCTGAGACGAGCGTTGCGGTCATCGGCGCCCCTGTCATGCCGAGATGACCATGGCCGAAAGCATAGATTACGTCGGGTGTCCGGGTTGCCCGGCCAATCACGGGGAGCGAATCCGGGATGCTCGGCCGGAACCCCATCCATTTGGAATATCGTTCTTCAGAACTCGCAGGCGCGAGGGCTGGAAGAAGTTTTCGAGCGTGCGTATAGAGCACATGCGCACGTTTCCAGTTAGGAACGGCTGTGAGCCCAGCGAACTCAACCGTACCCGCCACGCGAAGCCCCATTTCCATAGGTGTCGCGATGAATTTTCCTGACGCATCGGTCGTCGGAATGCGTGGAGCGGCTTCCGGATTCGCGATGACGATATGATATCCACGTTCGGTATCGAGCGGGATGTCATCGCCTAGCGAATTAGCAAGTGATTTCGAGTGTGCGCCGGCTGCGACAACCGCTGCATCAACGGCCAGAACGCCGTTCGTGGTTGTAATGCCTTTAAGCGCCCTACCTTCAGTCTCAAAGCCGATGACACGCGCAGATACGAATTCGCCACCGTTCGCGATAAAACGCCGAAACAAGAGGGTCACGAGCCCTTGCGGATTAATCGTGTGACCGTTCTCTTCTATAAGAATGCCCTTGGTAAACGCATGCGACAAGTTCGGATCGAAATCCCGCAACGCATCGGCGCTGAGGATCTGCGTGCGAACACCGTTGAGACGCCGCAGTTCCCAACCTCCGCGGTCCTTGGCGAAGTCTGCTTCTCCACGATATACGGTCAGATGACCTTCATGGCGGATCAGATGGCTCGCATCAGCCTCCTCCGCCAATGACTTGATCAGAGGCACCGTGGACTTGATGAGATTGCGGAGTGCTTTCGCCTGCTCCTTCACCTTGTTTGGTCTTCCGGCTAACAGAAAGCGAATCAACCAGGGCATGATGGTTGGAAAATAGCTGAACCGGATTGACAACGGCCCCATCGGGTCAAGGAGCCACTTCGGTACGCTCGTCAAGTTTCCCGGCATGGACATAGGGACGACGGCTGAGCCGTTGAAGCATCCGGCATTCCCAAACGATGCACCTTCGCCAGGAGGGTTCGGGTCAATCAAGGTGACTTTGAATCCGCGGCGCTGAAGCATCAGCGCCGTGCATACGCCGACGATTCCGGCTCCAGCGATGCCTACTTTTTTGTGGTTCTCAGACATAGGATGCTCCCGCGGAGCCGACAGTCTCTCGCTGCCTAGCCACCGTTTCGCGGTAGGTGATAAAATTCGGCGTGCCTTACCTTGCTGCGGTAACGACGATTTCGATCAGGACGTCCTGGCCAAGATCTGAAACCCCTATCGTCGCACGCGCGGGCAAATCCTGTGCGTCGAGCCAAGAAGTCCAGACGTCGTTCATCTCTTGCTTCAGGTTCATGTCAGTGATGAACAAGGTCGCGGAAATTAGTTTCGTCTTGTCGGTTCCCGCTTCTGCGAGGAATTTGTCGAGCTTGGCACAAACTTGCGTCGTTTGGGCCCGCATCGAGGCGCCCTTGAGTTCATCGGCCAGCACGCCACCGAAGTAAATCACATCAGCATATTCAACTGACCGATGCATGATTGGTGTTCTGTCTCGACGTGTGATCATCGTCTTGCTCCTGCATTCATGGAATCGTGCCAACTACAGGTCGCGCTGTAGGCAGGATTCGGTGTTAGGCACTGCAGCTACGTCCGGCTCCACACCTCAGCCCTGGCTGCCTTCATGCCGCCTATATGCATAATATTTCAACATGATAACGCTTAG
The window above is part of the Hyphomicrobiales bacterium genome. Proteins encoded here:
- a CDS encoding putative 2-iminobutanoate/2-iminopropanoate deaminase (Evidence 3 : Putative function from multiple computational evidences; Product type e : enzyme) produces the protein MVLANPSKRVRQVKYLRGREYSAEPVSRSICTSQSPRRREMAQIEHILTSHAPKPLGHYSQAARAGGFIHVSGQLPIKPEGQSEQSDDLFDNQASLVLRNLLAVLEAAGATPSHVVKVTAYIVGVEHWSSFNAAYAKAFGEARPARSVVPVPALHHGYLIELDAVALDPSDTDRGAAAITA
- a CDS encoding hypothetical protein (Evidence 5 : Unknown function); protein product: MMKRRHWNDRPGRTRFTERLGICCVEAAPMLDADDVSCDFHDMRRRRTSRLEYGQQIPENETGLVIEEIVRLLRLAFWFDRKLTGNMNESTRSGRLTVVTQRLRGVTR
- a CDS encoding FAD-binding oxidoreductase; its protein translation is MSENHKKVGIAGAGIVGVCTALMLQRRGFKVTLIDPNPPGEGASFGNAGCFNGSAVVPMSMPGNLTSVPKWLLDPMGPLSIRFSYFPTIMPWLIRFLLAGRPNKVKEQAKALRNLIKSTVPLIKSLAEEADASHLIRHEGHLTVYRGEADFAKDRGGWELRRLNGVRTQILSADALRDFDPNLSHAFTKGILIEENGHTINPQGLVTLLFRRFIANGGEFVSARVIGFETEGRALKGITTTNGVLAVDAAVVAAGAHSKSLANSLGDDIPLDTERGYHIVIANPEAAPRIPTTDASGKFIATPMEMGLRVAGTVEFAGLTAVPNWKRAHVLYTHARKLLPALAPASSEERYSKWMGFRPSIPDSLPVIGRATRTPDVIYAFGHGHLGMTGAPMTATLVSELLAGEKTSIDISPFAPNRFGIGKSKQTGPAS
- a CDS encoding putative RutC family protein HD_0322 (Evidence 3 : Putative function from multiple computational evidences), whose amino-acid sequence is MITRRDRTPIMHRSVEYADVIYFGGVLADELKGASMRAQTTQVCAKLDKFLAEAGTDKTKLISATLFITDMNLKQEMNDVWTSWLDAQDLPARATIGVSDLGQDVLIEIVVTAAR